From Fulvivirga lutea:
GGATTTTGATGTTCAGTTTGCTATTGAAGTAGCTACGGCACAACACGTAGAATTGGCTCTGGAATATGGTGTTGATGTTTTATGGATAGGTGCCAGAACCACTGTAAACCCATTTACAGTTCAAGAAATTGCAGACTCATTGAAAGGAGTTGACATTCCTGTTCTTGTTAAAAACCCAATTAATCCTGATTTAGCCTTGTGGTTAGGAGCATTGGAGCGCCTATCTAATGCAGGTATTTCTAAATTAGGCGCCATACATAGGGGTTTTTCATCACATAGAAAATCGAAATATCGAAATGAGCCTTTATGGCAGATACCCATAGAATTAAAAAGGCTTCACCCGGACCTGCCATTAATTGGAGACCCGAGTCACATTGCTGGTGAGAGAGGTTTAATAGAAGCCGTTTCTCAGAAGGCACTAGATGTTAATTATGATGGCTTAATGATAGAGGTGCATCCAAATCCGGATAAAGCACTTAGCGATGCCAAACAGCAAATTACACCAGCAACTCTGGAGAGACTTCTTGGTACTTTGCAAGTACGGTCTGCAACCTCAGATAATGCCTTATTTTTATCTAAACTGGAGCAATTACGTGATAAAATTGACGAAGTTGATCAAGAGCTCATACAGGTTCTAAGGAATAGAATGGATTTGGTGGATGAATTAGGTGTTTATAAAAAAGAAAACAACGTCTCTATATTCCAACTAAACAGGTGGAAGGATATAATGCAGAGTAGAGGGAAATGGGCTGAAGATGCGCAATTAAGAAGAGAGTTCATCGAAGATATTTACAAGATAATTCATGAGGAATCTATAAAAAAACAAACAAGTATTTCTGAAGCTTCAACTACCAGCAAATAATTGTGAGCAACGTTATTTTTTCAACACAAATAAGTAAAGAACTAAATAGGATACTCGATAGCACCAAGTATAGCAAGCTGGCTGTTATTGTGGACGAAAACACCTTAAAGCATTGCTTGCCATTATTGGATACTAAAGATTATAAGTTAATTGAAATAAATGCCGGGGAAAAATATAAGACACTAGATACCTGTACCTTCATCTGGCAGAAACTAACTGAGTATTCTTTTGACAGACACGGACTCGTAATAAATCTTGGTGGTGGTGTTATTGGAGATATGGGCGGGTTTTGCGCCAGCACATATAAAAGAGGTATTCGATTTATAAACATCCCTACTACATTACTCGCACAGGTAGATGCAAGTGTGGGTGGAAAATTAGGTGTAGATTTTAACGGGTTTAAAAATCACATTGGACTTTTTGCTGAGCCTGAAGCTGTACTTATTGATGCTATCTTTCTAAGGACATTGCCAGAGAATGAATTAAAATCAGGCTATGCGGAGGTTATAAAGCACCATCTGATTAGAGATTTTAATGGGTGGAATACTCTTTCTCAGTCAGAGTTTAACTCCCTCGATTGGTTAGAGATTATTAAACACTCGGTTAAAATAAAAAACCAGATAGTAAGTGAAGACCCCAGAGAATCTGGATTAAGAAAAATATTAAACTTTGGACATACAGTGGGTCACGCCATTGAAAGCCACTTTTTAAATACTGATGAGCCTTTGTTACATGGTGAAGCCATTGCATTAGGAATGATTTGTGAAAGCCATATTTCCTTTCAAAGGAATATGATTTCAAAAGATGTGTTAAATGAAATCACCCATCATATTTCAAACCACTATAAATTGAGGGTTATTAAAGAAGAAGCTTTTGAAATACTTTGGAATTTAATGGGGCAAGATAAAAAAAATAACACCTCCAATGTTTTAGCTGTTTTGCTAAACTCTATTGGAGAAGCAACCTTCGACTGTACAATCTCTAAAAAAGAGACGTTTGAAGCTTTAAACTTCTTAAATCATGTGTAGTTAACATCTGATTCATCATAAAGGTCTGTTTTTCCTTTATTGTCTAATTCAGATGCTTTTTTTACTACTGAACTTCTAACTTTTTTACCGGTTTTCCCAAAAGCCATAAAGGCCACAGCCGCACCTGTTGCTAAACCAAATAACAAAGCCAATTTTTTACCTGTTTTCATTTTCAATTTAAAGTTTTACTAGAGACAAATAGTTTGTTTATATACTGTTATATACGTTTTTTCCTCTATAATTGTTCTCTTCACATAGAAAGTAAATTATGAGTGAAGAAAGTATCTTACTTCCATCTACATCAAATTTTGATCCAAAAATTATACAACTCCCTGCATCAAAGAGTGTTGCCAACCGTGCCTTAATTGTTCATGCTCTGGCAAAAGGAAAATCTGAGATAAAAAATCTATCTGAAGCAAGAGATACACAAACCATGATACGCCTTTTACACTCTGATTCGGAACTATTGGATGTTCTTGATGCAGGAACTACCATGCGCTTTCTAACAGCTTTTTTGGCCATTACTAATCAACATAAAATACTAACCGGAACCGCCAGAATGAAAGAGCGACCAATAGGTATTCTTGTTGATTCATTAAAAAGTATTGGAGCCAAAATTAGTTATGTCGAAAGAGAAGGTTTTCCACCAATTAAAATTGAAGGATTTGCTGCTACAGAGGTTAAAGAAATAAAGATGCGCGGTGATGTTAGTAGCCAATACATTTCAGCTTTAATGATGGTGGCTCCTTTATTAAAAGGTGGCTTAAAAATAAACCTGGAGGGGAAAATAGGTAGTAAGCCTTATATTGAAATGACTCTTGCTGTAATGAAACACTTTGGAGCAGCGGGAGAATTTAGTGCAAATGTGATTTCAATTCCTCCTCAAAAGTATAAAGACGCTACCTATTCTA
This genomic window contains:
- a CDS encoding bifunctional 3-deoxy-7-phosphoheptulonate synthase/chorismate mutase type II gives rise to the protein MRERIETLWKKDKSPLMIAGPCSAESEEQLRLSTQLLSEIGVKVIRAGIWKPRTRPNTFEGIGSPALQWIKDIKKDFDVQFAIEVATAQHVELALEYGVDVLWIGARTTVNPFTVQEIADSLKGVDIPVLVKNPINPDLALWLGALERLSNAGISKLGAIHRGFSSHRKSKYRNEPLWQIPIELKRLHPDLPLIGDPSHIAGERGLIEAVSQKALDVNYDGLMIEVHPNPDKALSDAKQQITPATLERLLGTLQVRSATSDNALFLSKLEQLRDKIDEVDQELIQVLRNRMDLVDELGVYKKENNVSIFQLNRWKDIMQSRGKWAEDAQLRREFIEDIYKIIHEESIKKQTSISEASTTSK
- the aroB gene encoding 3-dehydroquinate synthase, whose protein sequence is MSNVIFSTQISKELNRILDSTKYSKLAVIVDENTLKHCLPLLDTKDYKLIEINAGEKYKTLDTCTFIWQKLTEYSFDRHGLVINLGGGVIGDMGGFCASTYKRGIRFINIPTTLLAQVDASVGGKLGVDFNGFKNHIGLFAEPEAVLIDAIFLRTLPENELKSGYAEVIKHHLIRDFNGWNTLSQSEFNSLDWLEIIKHSVKIKNQIVSEDPRESGLRKILNFGHTVGHAIESHFLNTDEPLLHGEAIALGMICESHISFQRNMISKDVLNEITHHISNHYKLRVIKEEAFEILWNLMGQDKKNNTSNVLAVLLNSIGEATFDCTISKKETFEALNFLNHV
- a CDS encoding 3-phosphoshikimate 1-carboxyvinyltransferase, which produces MSEESILLPSTSNFDPKIIQLPASKSVANRALIVHALAKGKSEIKNLSEARDTQTMIRLLHSDSELLDVLDAGTTMRFLTAFLAITNQHKILTGTARMKERPIGILVDSLKSIGAKISYVEREGFPPIKIEGFAATEVKEIKMRGDVSSQYISALMMVAPLLKGGLKINLEGKIGSKPYIEMTLAVMKHFGAAGEFSANVISIPPQKYKDATYSIEPDWSAASYWYSLVALSKNSSITLAGLKPDAIQGDSVIWKIMQSLGVNTTFNEEGAVLTKAEYSNSFEYDFTHCPDLAQTVAVVCAAKGIKAKFTGLESLKIKETDRVKALQVELSKFGAALYEVDNVWILEPAPNPEWDHLVIDTYEDHRMAMAFAPLCMLGKVEIKDPSVVNKSYPGFWNDFRKVGLA